The following are encoded together in the Ezakiella massiliensis genome:
- a CDS encoding protease complex subunit PrcB family protein — translation MYKKFVLMLICFSLLLTLGVQANGEKVEVSDFVQKVSIGQANIDLPSIVYNNENYVKLRDFSMLLTNINKDFKLLYNNKSKQISAITAYPYEPIGDELQKLDKVKSANISDARFDIDNVNHDLSAILIAGHNYFRLRDLADVFNIKITYDIPEKTVYLEARDMSVEKIEPGTSLDYKTIETKEPIKNEGFVYKVKNGKLTITFAKQFNTGGYQLRCERVVYDGKDIIIRPLVISPPTDAMVTQVISYPNCTIEVNVMGIENDFGVKVVDININTVDK, via the coding sequence ATGTACAAAAAATTTGTTTTAATGCTTATCTGCTTTTCCCTCTTATTAACTCTTGGTGTACAAGCTAATGGTGAAAAGGTAGAGGTAAGTGACTTTGTACAAAAAGTAAGTATAGGCCAGGCCAACATTGACCTGCCCTCCATTGTTTATAACAATGAAAATTATGTTAAGCTCAGAGATTTTTCAATGCTTTTAACTAATATCAATAAAGATTTTAAGCTTCTTTACAACAATAAAAGCAAACAAATATCTGCTATTACCGCCTATCCATATGAGCCAATTGGTGATGAATTACAAAAGCTTGACAAAGTAAAATCTGCAAATATAAGTGATGCACGCTTTGATATTGACAATGTTAACCATGACTTAAGTGCAATTTTAATTGCTGGTCATAATTACTTTAGGCTTAGAGATTTAGCTGATGTTTTTAACATCAAAATCACTTACGATATACCAGAAAAGACTGTTTATTTGGAGGCTAGAGATATGTCTGTTGAAAAAATCGAGCCCGGAACATCCCTTGACTACAAGACGATAGAGACTAAAGAGCCTATTAAAAATGAAGGCTTTGTCTACAAGGTTAAAAATGGCAAGCTCACAATTACCTTCGCGAAACAATTTAACACTGGAGGATATCAGTTGAGATGTGAACGCGTTGTATACGATGGTAAAGATATAATTATTAGGCCGCTTGTAATAAGCCCACCAACTGACGCTATGGTTACACAAGTAATCTCTTATCCTAACTGCACTATTGAAGTTAACGTAATGGGTATTGAAAATGACTTTGGTGTGAAAGTAGTTGACATAAATATAAATACAGTTGATAAATAA
- a CDS encoding YitT family protein, translating to MKNKNAQRFKSYLLITIGIILVGVGVYFFLMPNDIAAGGANGLAIVLSSFINLEVGTIMLIVNIFLFAIAFLLIGPAFGAKTIIASLGTSGIVKILEWMYPNQASLSGDIMLDLFCGVIISAVGIGIVFNQGASTGGTDILGKIINKFTGIELGRAVLYADLAITLVAGIAYGSKIGLYSLFAVIINGIIIDFTIDGMNLSKEVTIVSQNIEPIVNFIHNDLVRTCTLYHAEGAYSRQDIKVIVTIIDRRSLVLLKNFLKENDPNAFVWIKNSSEVLGLGFKSILD from the coding sequence ATGAAAAATAAAAATGCACAAAGGTTTAAATCTTACTTATTAATTACTATTGGTATTATACTTGTAGGTGTTGGCGTATATTTTTTCCTCATGCCAAATGATATAGCAGCTGGCGGAGCTAATGGTCTTGCGATTGTTTTATCATCTTTTATAAACTTAGAAGTTGGTACAATAATGTTAATTGTAAATATATTCTTATTTGCTATTGCTTTTTTACTTATAGGCCCTGCCTTTGGCGCAAAAACCATAATAGCAAGTCTTGGAACATCTGGTATTGTTAAAATTCTTGAATGGATGTACCCCAACCAAGCTTCCCTCTCCGGAGACATTATGCTCGACCTATTTTGCGGTGTAATTATTTCAGCCGTTGGTATAGGCATTGTATTTAACCAAGGTGCTTCAACAGGTGGTACAGATATTCTGGGCAAGATTATTAATAAATTTACCGGTATCGAACTTGGCCGTGCTGTATTGTACGCTGACTTAGCCATCACACTCGTTGCAGGTATAGCCTATGGTAGCAAAATCGGTCTCTATTCATTATTTGCTGTAATTATAAATGGTATCATTATTGACTTTACAATTGACGGTATGAACCTCTCAAAAGAAGTTACTATTGTTAGTCAAAATATCGAGCCAATCGTTAACTTTATCCACAATGATTTGGTCCGCACTTGTACTTTATATCATGCAGAAGGAGCTTACTCAAGACAAGATATCAAGGTTATTGTTACCATTATAGATAGAAGATCACTAGTCCTATTAAAAAATTTCTTGAAAGAAAACGACCCAAATGCTTTTGTATGGATTAAAAACTCCAGCGAAGTTTTAGGTTTAGGTTTCAAAAGCATTTTAGATTAA
- a CDS encoding glycerate kinase — protein MIDEIYFFGDKNLSDDFVKVIGESSILLTPEKSNMVNLSADSIQIGEELMTLFKKYDNIYLDLREIETNDLGMGILSALGCTFYDEAGEEILPKGTNLYYIYRIDFKRVLPDHKKLRLILSKPRENCSNIICGRHYRTSPFEGELLIRSLHNVMIRLEDCGYNTLADLKTFDSGGISTFLASVLNEEGVKYIFDKDINPLEFGDDIYYEIFGGKNGKS, from the coding sequence ATGATTGATGAGATATATTTTTTTGGAGATAAAAACTTGTCCGATGACTTTGTTAAAGTTATAGGAGAGTCTTCAATTTTACTTACACCAGAAAAATCTAATATGGTAAATTTATCAGCCGATTCTATTCAAATTGGAGAAGAGCTGATGACTTTATTTAAAAAGTATGATAATATATATCTTGACCTTAGGGAAATTGAAACCAATGATTTGGGAATGGGTATTTTGTCAGCCTTAGGTTGTACTTTTTATGATGAGGCTGGTGAAGAAATTTTGCCAAAGGGAACTAATCTTTATTACATCTATAGAATTGACTTCAAGAGGGTATTGCCTGACCATAAAAAACTCAGACTTATCTTGTCAAAGCCACGTGAAAATTGTTCCAATATAATTTGTGGCAGGCATTATAGGACAAGCCCTTTTGAAGGTGAGTTACTTATAAGATCACTTCACAATGTTATGATCAGGCTAGAGGATTGTGGCTACAATACCTTGGCCGATTTAAAAACCTTTGATTCAGGTGGGATCAGCACATTTCTTGCTTCAGTTTTAAATGAAGAGGGAGTTAAATATATTTTTGATAAGGACATCAACCCCTTAGAATTTGGGGATGATATATATTACGAAATTTTTGGAGGTAAAAATGGAAAATCATGA
- a CDS encoding NADP-dependent malic enzyme, which translates to MENHDYKAKALKLHEDYQGKIAVYSKYELKEKDDLALLYTPGVAEPCKKIAENKEDVYKYTAKGNLVAVVTDGSAVLGLGNIGAEAGMPVMEGKAILFKHFGNVDAFPILVDTNDVDTIVETVKHIAPTFGGINLEDIGAPRCFEIERRLKEELDIPVFHDDQHGTAIVVTAGIINALKIVDKKPEDVKAVINGCGAAGVAILKMFRALGIKNNIILDSKGIVYRGNPNNNWLKDEIAEISNKDNEQGKLADAIKGADIFIGVSVAGALTQEMVKTMNEKAIIFAMANPTPEIFPDEAKEAGAYVVGTGRSDFPNQINNLLCFPGLFRGALDARAQITEEMMMAAAHAIADQVGDKLSADFVIPEPMDMEVPKAVAEAVKKASK; encoded by the coding sequence ATGGAAAATCATGATTACAAAGCTAAGGCTTTAAAATTGCACGAAGATTATCAAGGAAAGATTGCAGTTTATTCAAAGTATGAACTAAAAGAAAAGGATGACTTGGCATTACTTTACACACCTGGTGTTGCAGAACCATGTAAAAAAATTGCTGAAAATAAAGAAGATGTTTATAAGTACACAGCTAAAGGCAACTTGGTTGCTGTTGTTACAGATGGGTCAGCTGTTTTGGGACTAGGCAATATCGGTGCAGAAGCAGGTATGCCTGTTATGGAAGGAAAGGCAATTTTATTCAAACATTTTGGTAATGTTGATGCTTTCCCAATTTTGGTTGATACAAATGATGTTGATACAATTGTTGAAACAGTTAAACATATTGCTCCAACTTTTGGTGGAATTAATCTTGAAGATATTGGTGCACCTAGGTGCTTTGAAATTGAAAGACGACTAAAAGAAGAACTTGATATACCGGTTTTCCATGACGACCAACACGGAACTGCAATTGTAGTTACAGCAGGAATTATTAATGCTCTAAAGATTGTTGATAAAAAACCTGAAGACGTAAAAGCTGTTATCAATGGATGTGGTGCAGCGGGTGTAGCAATTTTAAAAATGTTTAGAGCCCTAGGAATTAAAAATAATATTATCCTTGACTCCAAGGGAATTGTTTACAGAGGAAATCCAAATAACAACTGGCTAAAGGATGAAATTGCAGAAATTTCAAATAAAGACAATGAACAAGGCAAACTCGCAGATGCGATTAAGGGAGCTGATATATTTATCGGCGTTAGTGTTGCAGGAGCTTTGACTCAAGAAATGGTTAAAACAATGAATGAAAAAGCTATAATTTTTGCTATGGCTAACCCAACTCCAGAAATTTTCCCAGACGAAGCTAAGGAAGCTGGGGCTTATGTAGTTGGAACTGGCAGAAGTGATTTTCCAAACCAAATTAACAACCTCCTTTGCTTCCCAGGTTTATTTAGAGGAGCCCTTGATGCAAGAGCTCAAATAACCGAAGAAATGATGATGGCAGCTGCTCACGCAATTGCAGATCAAGTAGGAGACAAGTTATCAGCAGATTTTGTTATTCCAGAACCAATGGATATGGAAGTGCCAAAGGCAGTTGCTGAAGCTGTTAAAAAAGCTTCAAAATAA
- a CDS encoding low specificity L-threonine aldolase — MIYLNCDYNEGAHPKVIENIINANNSQEFGYGNDSYSAHAKELIKKAIKRPDAEVHFMVSGTPTNVAFISHVLRPYETEICTQTGHINVHESGSVESRGHKVTSVISKDGKINPDQIQEIMDEVTYEPSCHLVIPKMVYITIPTELGTMYTKSELESIYKKCQELNLYLYIDGARLGYGLTSEGCDLDLETIANNCDAFYIGGTKCGALCGEAIVLLRDDFEVNFLNSVKQAGQLLAKGRLLGSQFEALFTNNLYFDICKNANRLAIKVRDALEAKGIEFEVHSNTNQQFPILPNSFVEKLKDEFAFEFVKKIDQDHTCYRICTSWATKEENIDKLIDKINELL, encoded by the coding sequence ATGATTTATTTGAATTGTGATTATAATGAAGGAGCCCATCCAAAAGTTATCGAAAATATAATTAATGCTAATAACAGCCAAGAGTTCGGCTATGGTAATGACTCTTATTCTGCTCATGCAAAAGAACTAATAAAAAAAGCCATCAAACGCCCTGATGCTGAAGTTCATTTTATGGTTTCAGGCACACCGACTAATGTCGCTTTTATTAGCCATGTCCTAAGGCCATACGAAACTGAAATTTGTACTCAAACAGGACATATAAATGTTCACGAATCTGGTTCAGTAGAATCCAGAGGCCATAAGGTTACAAGTGTTATTAGCAAAGACGGCAAAATTAATCCAGATCAAATTCAAGAGATTATGGATGAAGTTACCTATGAACCTTCCTGCCACCTAGTTATCCCCAAAATGGTTTATATAACAATTCCTACAGAGCTTGGAACTATGTATACAAAATCTGAATTGGAAAGTATTTATAAAAAATGTCAAGAGCTCAATTTATACTTATATATTGACGGGGCTAGACTTGGCTACGGCCTTACATCAGAAGGCTGCGACCTCGACCTAGAAACAATTGCAAATAACTGTGATGCATTTTATATTGGAGGAACCAAATGCGGCGCACTATGTGGTGAAGCTATTGTTCTTTTAAGAGATGATTTTGAAGTTAATTTTTTAAATAGTGTAAAACAAGCTGGCCAATTACTTGCAAAAGGTCGCTTGCTAGGTTCGCAATTCGAAGCACTCTTTACCAACAATCTATACTTTGATATATGCAAAAATGCCAATAGACTTGCTATTAAAGTCAGAGATGCATTAGAAGCAAAGGGTATTGAGTTTGAAGTACACTCAAATACCAACCAACAATTCCCTATCCTTCCAAATTCTTTTGTAGAAAAACTCAAAGACGAATTTGCCTTTGAATTTGTAAAGAAGATTGACCAAGATCACACTTGTTACAGAATTTGCACTTCTTGGGCGACAAAGGAAGAAAATATCGATAAGCTCATTGATAAAATCAATGAACTCTTATAG
- a CDS encoding NAD-dependent epimerase/dehydratase family protein, producing the protein MKRILITGALGQIGTELALYLADIYGKENILATNRSEKNLEDIGDIRFEKLDVTDAQRLHDLAKDFKADTIINLAAILSARGETMPQQTWKVNVDGIVNTLEVARELGTKVFVPSSIAAFGEGTPLDNTPQDTIQRPSTIYGVTKVAGELLCDYYFHKYGVDVRGVRYPGIISHQTLPGAGTTDYAVHIYYDAVKKGAYTSYIAEGTHMDMLYMPDALKAVVDLMEADPAKLKHRNAFNITAMSLTPEILDASIKRHMPDFKLDYDVDPVRQAIAESWPNSLDDSCAREEWGWKPEYDLDKMTADMLENLEKKLK; encoded by the coding sequence ATGAAAAGAATACTCATAACCGGAGCGTTGGGTCAAATTGGAACGGAGCTAGCTTTGTATTTAGCCGATATTTATGGCAAAGAAAATATCTTGGCAACAAATCGCTCTGAAAAAAACTTGGAAGACATTGGTGACATTAGATTTGAAAAATTGGATGTTACAGATGCACAAAGATTGCATGATCTTGCCAAGGACTTCAAGGCTGACACAATTATTAACTTAGCTGCTATCCTATCAGCTAGAGGAGAAACAATGCCACAACAAACATGGAAGGTTAATGTTGATGGTATTGTAAACACACTTGAAGTTGCCAGAGAACTAGGAACAAAAGTTTTTGTTCCATCATCAATCGCTGCCTTTGGAGAGGGTACACCACTTGACAATACACCTCAAGATACAATTCAAAGACCAAGCACTATTTATGGTGTAACAAAGGTCGCTGGAGAATTGTTATGCGATTACTACTTCCACAAGTATGGAGTAGACGTAAGAGGAGTTCGTTATCCAGGAATCATTTCTCACCAAACTTTACCGGGAGCAGGTACAACAGACTATGCTGTTCATATTTATTATGACGCAGTTAAAAAAGGAGCCTACACTTCATATATAGCTGAAGGCACACACATGGATATGCTTTATATGCCAGACGCTTTAAAGGCTGTTGTTGATTTAATGGAAGCTGATCCAGCAAAATTAAAACATAGAAATGCATTTAATATCACAGCTATGAGCTTGACCCCTGAAATTTTAGATGCAAGCATCAAAAGACATATGCCTGACTTTAAACTTGACTATGATGTAGATCCAGTTAGACAAGCAATCGCTGAGTCTTGGCCAAATTCGCTAGATGATTCATGTGCTAGAGAAGAATGGGGATGGAAACCAGAATACGACCTAGATAAAATGACAGCAGATATGTTAGAAAATCTAGAAAAGAAATTAAAATAA
- a CDS encoding glycine C-acetyltransferase — MSVHDLKFLQEKVDQLKKDGVYRKLPVLEGKNSSTIKLDGHEMVNLSSNNYLGLANHPKLKKAAQETIEKYGVGAGAVRTIIGNMDLHENLEKKLAEFKGTERVFIYQSGYDCNIGTIQAIMEKGDLIISDELNHASIIDGIRMTKADKAIFKHSDMEDLERVLKENQGKYKTTLIITDGVFSMDGDLAKLPEIVELAEKYDALTYVDDAHGSGVMGKHGAGTVDHFDLNDKVDFVIGTLSKAIGVKGGYVACNEVAYEWLNHRARPVLFSTTLSPGDTAACMASVEILMESDELQKKLWDNAKYFKERLGKLGFNTGHSETPITPVIIGDEAKTMEFSKKLKEYGVFGSAIVFPTVPKGTGRIRCMISAAHSKEELDKAVEAFEKAGKDMGIL; from the coding sequence ATGAGCGTTCACGATTTAAAATTCTTACAAGAAAAAGTTGACCAACTTAAAAAAGACGGAGTTTACCGTAAGCTACCTGTATTGGAAGGAAAGAACTCATCAACAATCAAACTTGACGGCCATGAAATGGTTAACCTGTCATCAAACAACTACCTTGGCCTTGCCAATCATCCTAAGCTAAAAAAAGCTGCTCAAGAAACTATTGAAAAATATGGCGTTGGAGCAGGTGCAGTTAGAACAATTATCGGTAATATGGACTTGCACGAAAATCTTGAAAAGAAATTAGCAGAATTCAAGGGAACAGAAAGAGTTTTCATTTACCAATCAGGCTATGACTGCAACATCGGAACTATTCAAGCTATTATGGAAAAGGGCGACTTGATTATTTCAGACGAATTAAACCACGCTTCCATTATCGATGGTATCAGAATGACAAAGGCTGATAAGGCGATTTTCAAACACTCAGACATGGAAGACCTAGAAAGAGTCTTAAAAGAAAATCAAGGCAAATACAAAACAACACTTATTATTACTGACGGTGTATTCTCAATGGACGGAGACTTAGCAAAGTTACCTGAAATTGTAGAATTAGCTGAAAAATATGACGCTTTAACCTATGTTGATGATGCTCATGGTTCAGGCGTTATGGGTAAGCACGGTGCAGGTACAGTTGACCATTTTGATTTGAACGATAAAGTTGATTTTGTTATTGGTACACTCTCAAAGGCTATTGGCGTAAAAGGTGGCTATGTTGCATGTAATGAAGTCGCTTATGAATGGTTAAACCACAGAGCAAGACCAGTTTTATTCTCAACAACGCTTTCCCCAGGGGATACAGCTGCATGTATGGCATCAGTTGAAATCCTAATGGAATCAGATGAACTCCAAAAGAAACTTTGGGACAACGCCAAATATTTCAAAGAAAGATTGGGCAAACTAGGTTTCAACACAGGACATTCAGAAACTCCAATCACACCAGTTATCATTGGTGATGAAGCAAAGACCATGGAATTCTCCAAGAAATTAAAAGAATACGGCGTATTTGGTTCAGCTATTGTTTTCCCAACAGTTCCAAAGGGAACAGGCAGAATCCGCTGCATGATTTCTGCTGCTCACAGCAAAGAAGAACTAGACAAAGCTGTTGAAGCTTTTGAAAAAGCTGGCAAGGATATGGGAATCTTATAA
- a CDS encoding replication-associated recombination protein A codes for MDLFEYNRQNQREKFAPLAEKLRPKTLNDVLGQDEITKDGGMIKNAMKTNNLPSILLYGPPGTGKTTIAEIIAKEMNMNFFKVSAVSSGIKELREVVEKSAENLRMNMGRSILFVDEIHRFSTSQQDFLLPYVEAGDLVLIGATTENPFFAVNKALISRLILIELKSLNSEALEELLDRALNLYSKENNLTIEITPEAKEFLVKRADGDARRLINSFEVSVLNGRHENNKLYIDEHTVRDNFMNATLKYDSTDEHYDTISAFIKSMRGSDPDAAIFYLAKMLLSGEDPRFIARRMVIFASEDVSNADPMALSVATNAFYATTVIGMPEVRINLAQAAVYLACAPKNNSSYLAINEAMSFIRKNGSYRVPSHLRDAHYQGSEKLGVGGYIYPHSFENGYVDQSYLPDEIKNIKFYEPKDIGYEKEMTKYLRRLKGEDE; via the coding sequence ATGGATTTATTTGAATACAACAGGCAAAATCAAAGAGAAAAATTTGCTCCCTTAGCTGAAAAGTTAAGGCCAAAAACTTTGAATGATGTTCTAGGACAAGATGAAATAACAAAAGATGGCGGTATGATTAAAAATGCTATGAAGACAAATAACCTGCCATCTATTTTATTATACGGGCCACCGGGAACAGGCAAGACTACAATTGCAGAGATAATTGCCAAGGAAATGAATATGAATTTCTTTAAGGTTTCTGCAGTTAGCTCAGGAATTAAAGAACTCCGTGAGGTGGTTGAAAAATCTGCAGAAAACTTGCGGATGAATATGGGTAGAAGTATTTTATTTGTAGACGAGATTCACAGATTTTCTACTTCTCAACAAGATTTTTTGCTTCCCTATGTAGAGGCTGGTGACCTTGTACTGATTGGGGCCACTACTGAAAATCCATTTTTTGCAGTTAACAAGGCTCTGATTTCCAGATTGATCTTAATTGAATTAAAATCTCTAAATTCAGAGGCGCTTGAAGAGCTTTTAGACCGTGCTCTTAATTTATATTCTAAAGAAAATAATTTAACTATAGAAATAACTCCAGAGGCCAAAGAGTTTTTGGTCAAGCGTGCTGACGGCGATGCAAGGAGGCTTATAAATAGCTTTGAAGTTTCTGTTTTAAATGGTAGACACGAAAACAACAAGCTTTATATTGATGAACACACTGTTAGGGATAATTTTATGAATGCGACTCTAAAATATGATTCAACTGATGAGCATTATGATACGATTTCTGCTTTTATAAAATCTATGAGGGGCAGTGACCCAGACGCAGCCATATTTTATTTGGCCAAGATGCTTTTGTCTGGAGAAGATCCAAGATTTATTGCCAGACGTATGGTGATATTTGCAAGTGAAGATGTTTCAAATGCAGATCCCATGGCTCTAAGCGTAGCGACCAATGCCTTTTATGCAACAACGGTCATAGGCATGCCAGAGGTCAGGATTAATTTGGCTCAAGCTGCAGTTTATTTAGCTTGCGCTCCAAAAAACAATAGTTCATATTTGGCCATTAATGAGGCCATGAGTTTTATTAGAAAAAATGGTTCATATAGGGTTCCAAGTCATTTGAGAGACGCCCACTATCAAGGTTCTGAAAAGTTAGGAGTTGGTGGATATATTTATCCCCATAGTTTTGAAAATGGATATGTAGACCAGTCTTATTTACCAGATGAAATTAAGAACATAAAATTTTATGAGCCTAAAGATATAGGATACGAAAAAGAAATGACTAAATATTTGAGGAGGTTAAAAGGGGAAGATGAGTAA
- a CDS encoding PTS transporter subunit IIC — MSKFLKKKGVNISAKIYFIDTLSAMAMGLFCSLLMGTILNTIGTQFNIEILSTTIWDAAKSMTGPAIAVAVAHALKAPALVIYSSIITGYIGNEMGGAVGAWFAGVIAVEIGKLVAGETKVDILVTPICTILMGTLAAITIGPVLSKVMIKLGELVMLATEMRPFFMGIVVSVIVGMVLTLPISSAALCMMIGLSGLAGGAATAGCSAQMIGFAVMSYKENGIGGLISQGLGTSMLQIPNIIKNWKIWIPPTVAAAITGPISSVVFKMTNIPIGSGMGTSGLVGQIGTITSMTADGVGPSKIYLSIAIVHIILPAIISLLLCNLLKSIGWIKEGDLKL, encoded by the coding sequence ATGAGTAAATTTTTAAAGAAAAAAGGCGTTAATATTTCAGCTAAAATATATTTTATAGACACTTTAAGTGCTATGGCTATGGGTTTATTTTGCTCGCTCTTGATGGGAACAATTTTAAACACCATAGGCACGCAATTTAATATTGAAATCCTATCAACTACTATTTGGGATGCGGCGAAATCAATGACGGGTCCTGCCATTGCAGTCGCAGTTGCCCACGCATTGAAGGCGCCAGCCCTTGTAATTTATTCATCTATAATAACTGGCTATATAGGCAATGAAATGGGTGGTGCAGTTGGCGCATGGTTTGCAGGAGTAATTGCTGTTGAAATAGGTAAGCTCGTTGCAGGAGAAACAAAGGTTGATATCTTAGTTACACCCATTTGTACAATACTTATGGGAACCCTAGCTGCAATTACAATTGGACCTGTACTTTCAAAGGTCATGATTAAATTGGGTGAGCTTGTTATGCTAGCTACAGAAATGAGACCATTTTTTATGGGCATAGTCGTATCAGTAATTGTTGGAATGGTTTTAACACTTCCTATAAGCTCAGCTGCCTTATGTATGATGATTGGATTATCCGGCCTAGCAGGAGGCGCTGCAACAGCTGGTTGTTCAGCGCAGATGATTGGCTTTGCAGTTATGAGTTACAAAGAAAATGGAATTGGTGGTTTAATTAGCCAAGGGCTTGGCACTTCCATGCTTCAAATTCCAAATATAATTAAAAATTGGAAGATATGGATTCCACCAACAGTTGCCGCTGCTATTACTGGACCAATCTCATCTGTTGTCTTTAAAATGACCAACATACCAATCGGATCGGGCATGGGAACATCTGGCCTAGTTGGACAAATTGGAACTATTACATCTATGACTGCTGATGGAGTGGGCCCAAGCAAAATTTATCTCTCAATTGCCATTGTTCACATTATTTTGCCAGCTATAATATCACTTTTACTTTGCAATTTGCTTAAGAGTATTGGATGGATTAAAGAAGGCGATTTAAAATTATAA